Proteins from a genomic interval of Dermacentor variabilis isolate Ectoservices chromosome 8, ASM5094787v1, whole genome shotgun sequence:
- the LOC142590599 gene encoding uncharacterized protein LOC142590599 translates to MALTGSRRLLSKICLVESAARRAAAPCLPALQRRAAGGKADPSDAEEDDKPYVYSTSKAAEWKAAQTFRPPERDMPAAQRWSVLLSISAFLIYFCVLREENDFDEQLARPITETVPELGRIVETPPPLPSKWVPPAWRD, encoded by the exons ATGGCTCTTACTGGCTCCAGGCGTCTGCTGTCCAAAATCTGTTTGGTTGAAAGCGCTGCCAGGAGAGCTGCAGCGCCTTGCCTGCCCGCTCTCCAAAG ACGTGCGGCAGGAGGGAAAGCTGACCCAAGCGATGCAGAGGAGGACGACAAGCCTTACGTGTACAGCACAAGCAAGGCAGCCGAGTGGAAAGCTGCGCAGACCTTCCGCCCACC AGAACGTGATATGCCTGCAGCGCAGCGCTGGTCCGTCTTACTGAGCATTTCGGCGTTCCTGATTTACTTCTGCGTGCTGCGTGAGGAGAACGACTTCGACGAACAGTTGGCGCGGCCCATCACGGAAACTGTGCCGGAACTGGGGAGGATTGTCGAGACGCCGCCCCCACTGCCTTCCAAGTGGGTCCCGCCAGCCTGGCGGGACTGA